GCGAAGCCGGTACGCCACCAGCTGGGCGATGGTGATGAAGGTGAGGCCGTGCTCCCTGGCGTACACCTCGAGTTGCGGGCGGCGCGCGGTGGTACCGTCCTTGTTGAGGATCTCGCAGATGACGCCAGCGGGGTGTAGCCCGGCCAGTCGGGCGATATCCACGGCGGCTTCGGTGTGCCCCACGCGCTGCAGCACGCCGCCGTTGCGTGCACGCAACGGATGAATGTGTCCCGGCACGCGCAGGTCGGCGCGGGTGGCGCTGGGGTCCACCGCCACCCGAATGGTGGTCGCCCGGTCACTGGCGCTGATGCCGGTGCTCACGCCGTACTTCGCCGCCGCGTCAATGCTGACGGTGAAGGCGGTGCTCATGGCCTCGGTGTTGTGATCGACCTGCATCTCGAGCCCGAGGCGATCCGCCCACTCGTTGGTCATGGCAAGACAGATCATGCCTTTGGCTTCGAGCATGAAGTTCACCATTTCGGGCGTGACCAACTCGGCCGCGCAGACGAGATCCCCCTCGTTTTCGCGATCCTCGTCGTCGGCCACGACCACGAACTTGCCAGCGGCAATGTCGGCCAGTGCCTGTTCGACGGTGCCGAACACCGGCTCGGCATGATCGGCGGTCGCTGTTTCCGTATCCTGCATCATGACTGCAACTCCGTGAGAGCGGTCGTCAGCGTGTGGGCACCAGGGGTGCGCAGCCACGGCGACAACAGACGTTCGACGTGCTTGGCCAGCACATCGGCTTCCACATGCGCCGCCATGCCCGGCACCAGCGTACCGAGGGTGGTGTGCCGGCGCGTGTAATCGATAATGGACAGCTGCACCCCGGCGGGGAGCAGTTCGTTCACGGTGAGACTCACGCCGTTCACCGTCACCGACCCCTTGTCGACCATGAGCCGCTGCAGGGATGGGGGCAGTTCCAGATCGACGAGCCAGGCATCGTTGGCGTCTCGGGTGGCGAGCACCCGCCCGAGCCCGTCGACATGGCCGAGGACCAAGTGCCCGCCCAGCCGATCGCCGAGTTTCATGGCGCGTTCGAGGTTGACGCGGTCACCGGCACGCCAGCCGCCAATGGTTGTGCGGTCGAGGGTCGTGACCACCGCGGCCACGGTGAACCAGCCGCGTCCGGGCGACGCGCTCCCATGCTCGCGAACGGTGAGACAGGCGCCGTTCACGGCGATGCTCTCGCCGTCGGTGAGGTCGGTGTAGCGGCTTGCGATGCGCAGTTCGCGCCCGGCCGGCGTATCGGCGACGTGCTCGATGAGCCCCACGTCGTCCACGAGCCCCGTGAACATCCTGTCCTCAGTCTCCGGAAACAGCGTAACGGGTCATCAGGTCGGCGCCACACACACGGCGCTCGAGCACGGTGAGGCGCGGGGCCTCATCGGCCTCGCGCCCAGGCAGGGCAGCGAAGGCCGGCATGGCCCCCGCCCCGAGAATGACCGGAGCCTGAAAGATAATCAGGTGATGCACGAGACCGGCGGCCAGCAGGGCCGAGGCGAGCGTAGCGCCGCCTTCCACGAACAGG
The DNA window shown above is from Gemmatimonas sp. and carries:
- a CDS encoding bifunctional 3,4-dihydroxy-2-butanone-4-phosphate synthase/GTP cyclohydrolase II, yielding MMQDTETATADHAEPVFGTVEQALADIAAGKFVVVADDEDRENEGDLVCAAELVTPEMVNFMLEAKGMICLAMTNEWADRLGLEMQVDHNTEAMSTAFTVSIDAAAKYGVSTGISASDRATTIRVAVDPSATRADLRVPGHIHPLRARNGGVLQRVGHTEAAVDIARLAGLHPAGVICEILNKDGTTARRPQLEVYAREHGLTFITIAQLVAYRLRHERLVHRMADARLPTDYGDWRIVGYRNDVDNREHIAIAYGEVTHGEDILVRMHSKCLTGDVFHSRRCDCGWQLETAMQMIQAEGRGVIVYLDQEGRGIGLLNKLKAYELQDTGADTVEANERLGFAPDLRNYGIGAQILLDLGVRSIRILTNNPRKLVGLDGYGLVLKDRVRIEAPSTSENASYLETKRTKLGHLFAV
- a CDS encoding riboflavin synthase, translating into MFTGLVDDVGLIEHVADTPAGRELRIASRYTDLTDGESIAVNGACLTVREHGSASPGRGWFTVAAVVTTLDRTTIGGWRAGDRVNLERAMKLGDRLGGHLVLGHVDGLGRVLATRDANDAWLVDLELPPSLQRLMVDKGSVTVNGVSLTVNELLPAGVQLSIIDYTRRHTTLGTLVPGMAAHVEADVLAKHVERLLSPWLRTPGAHTLTTALTELQS